A stretch of the Aminipila terrae genome encodes the following:
- the rsmG gene encoding 16S rRNA (guanine(527)-N(7))-methyltransferase RsmG: MSMEILREAFNQLNISCDEIVLNKFEKYMEMVLEWNEKVNLTAITDQDEFIKKHYIDSVICYNFSEIHKAECVIDVGTGGGFPGIPLALIFPEKKFVLMDSLKKRLNIIDDLTSQLGITNVVTLHGRAEDIAHSKEHREKYDLCVSRAVANLATLSEYCLPFIKRGGNFLAYKGVKAEEEIKEAHKAIFLLGGKISREERVSLPGYDLDHNIIVIDKLQNTSAKYPRKAGTPSKEPLK; this comes from the coding sequence ATGTCAATGGAGATACTAAGGGAAGCGTTTAATCAATTAAACATTTCTTGTGATGAAATTGTATTGAATAAATTCGAAAAATATATGGAAATGGTTCTTGAGTGGAATGAAAAAGTGAACCTGACAGCTATCACAGATCAAGATGAGTTTATTAAAAAGCATTATATTGATTCTGTCATATGTTATAATTTTTCTGAAATACATAAGGCTGAGTGTGTTATAGATGTAGGAACCGGGGGTGGATTCCCTGGTATCCCTTTAGCTCTTATATTTCCAGAAAAGAAGTTTGTTTTAATGGATTCACTTAAAAAACGTTTAAATATAATAGACGATTTGACTTCACAATTAGGCATTACTAATGTTGTAACTTTGCATGGACGAGCAGAAGATATAGCACACAGTAAGGAGCACAGAGAAAAGTATGATTTATGTGTTTCCAGAGCTGTGGCTAATCTGGCAACGTTGTCTGAGTACTGTCTGCCTTTTATCAAAAGAGGCGGGAATTTTCTTGCATATAAAGGAGTCAAAGCGGAGGAAGAAATAAAGGAAGCGCATAAAGCAATATTTCTGCTGGGAGGTAAAATATCCAGAGAAGAAAGAGTATCTCTCCCAGGATATGATTTAGACCATAATATAATAGTAATTGATAAATTGCAGAACACATCTGCAAAATATCCAAGAAAAGCGGGAACACCATCGAAAGAACCACTGAAATAG
- a CDS encoding ParB/RepB/Spo0J family partition protein → MFNKKNIEVSIDLVNLNPDQPRKVFNEDELIELAESIREYGVLQPIIISRSKEGEYFLIAGERRLRASKMAGLSKIPAIIKEVDSKDVALIALVENVQRENLSYLEEAIAYKKLMDDFGLSQMEISKRVGKQQSTISNKIRLLTLPQDIQEMLIKNQLTERHARALLKLDDEMLRKKILERIIDNNLNVKQTERLIEDILNKKQEEMRKAHKLRYINYKIYINSIKKTFEQIKDAEANAKYYQQDLGDMLEIKILIPKNSACDKVG, encoded by the coding sequence ATGTTTAATAAAAAAAATATTGAAGTGTCCATTGATTTAGTAAATTTAAATCCAGATCAGCCAAGAAAAGTATTTAATGAAGATGAGCTTATTGAACTGGCTGAATCTATCAGAGAGTATGGTGTATTGCAGCCAATTATAATAAGCAGAAGCAAAGAGGGAGAATACTTTTTAATTGCAGGAGAAAGAAGACTCAGAGCTTCTAAGATGGCAGGTTTATCAAAAATACCAGCTATTATTAAAGAAGTAGATTCTAAAGATGTTGCTTTAATTGCCTTGGTTGAAAATGTGCAGCGGGAGAATCTGAGTTATTTAGAGGAAGCGATTGCTTATAAGAAGTTAATGGATGACTTTGGACTTTCACAAATGGAAATTTCAAAAAGAGTTGGAAAACAACAGTCTACCATATCCAATAAAATCAGATTACTCACATTACCTCAGGATATACAGGAAATGCTGATAAAGAACCAGTTAACAGAGCGTCATGCAAGAGCACTTTTAAAACTTGATGATGAAATGCTTAGAAAAAAGATACTTGAAAGAATTATTGATAATAATTTAAATGTGAAGCAAACAGAAAGACTAATAGAAGACATATTAAATAAAAAACAAGAGGAGATGAGAAAAGCCCATAAACTTAGATATATAAATTATAAAATTTATATAAATTCTATAAAAAAGACTTTTGAGCAGATAAAGGATGCGGAGGCAAACGCAAAGTATTATCAGCAAGATTTGGGAGACATGCTTGAAATTAAAATACTTATTCCTAAAAACTCTGCCTGTGATAAAGTAGGTTAA
- a CDS encoding ParA family protein, which produces MGKTIAIFNQKGGVGKTTTNINLAACLALKGKRVLILDIDPQGNTTSGVGISKKGLTRTTYEILVDDTITPEEAIMHTSVENMDIIPASVQLAGAEIELVQLEGREKRLKKAIDKIKSNYDYIFIDCPPSLGLLTINSLTAVDSVLIPIQCEFYALEGVSQLMSTIELVKKSLNPNLQIQGVILSMFDGRTNLSIQVVEEVKKYFREKVYTTVIPRNVRLAEAPSYGMPITEYDPKSAGAAAYHEFAEEFLDLEAEE; this is translated from the coding sequence TTGGGAAAGACGATAGCAATATTTAACCAGAAGGGTGGGGTAGGTAAAACTACTACAAATATAAATCTGGCAGCCTGCTTGGCGTTAAAAGGTAAAAGGGTACTTATTCTTGATATAGATCCGCAGGGAAATACGACAAGTGGAGTTGGTATATCAAAAAAAGGATTAACAAGAACTACATATGAGATTTTAGTGGATGATACAATAACACCTGAAGAAGCTATAATGCATACAAGTGTTGAAAATATGGACATAATTCCTGCCAGTGTACAACTTGCCGGAGCCGAAATAGAATTGGTCCAACTGGAAGGCAGAGAAAAAAGATTAAAAAAGGCAATTGATAAGATTAAATCTAACTATGACTATATATTTATCGATTGTCCTCCATCATTAGGATTACTTACAATAAATTCATTGACTGCTGTTGATAGCGTATTAATACCAATTCAATGTGAGTTCTATGCTTTAGAGGGCGTTAGCCAGCTTATGAGTACTATTGAACTGGTTAAAAAAAGCTTAAATCCGAATTTACAAATTCAAGGCGTTATTTTAAGTATGTTTGATGGTAGAACAAACCTTTCCATTCAGGTTGTGGAAGAAGTTAAAAAGTATTTTAGAGAAAAAGTATATACAACTGTAATACCAAGAAATGTACGTCTTGCTGAAGCACCAAGTTATGGTATGCCTATTACGGAATATGATCCGAAGTCAGCTGGAGCAGCGGCTTACCACGAGTTTGCAGAGGAATTTTTAGATTTGGAGGCAGAAGAGTAA